In one Streptomyces sp. NBC_01288 genomic region, the following are encoded:
- a CDS encoding DUF7455 domain-containing protein: protein MTTVLTPASPLTAADRCDRCGAQAYLRVVLLSGGELLFCAHHGRKFEPELKKIAAEIQDESERLTSAPAASVPEEDR from the coding sequence GTGACTACTGTTCTGACCCCCGCGAGCCCACTGACGGCCGCCGATCGCTGCGACCGCTGCGGCGCCCAGGCATACCTGCGCGTCGTCCTGCTGAGCGGCGGAGAACTGCTCTTCTGCGCCCACCACGGCCGCAAGTTCGAGCCGGAACTCAAGAAGATCGCCGCTGAGATACAGGACGAGTCGGAGCGGCTGACCTCCGCTCCAGCAGCAAGCGTTCCTGAAGAAGACCGCTGA
- a CDS encoding S1 family peptidase, whose amino-acid sequence MRRPLARALTRPLVLAAAASAIPLVSAAPVAADSIVVGGFPVDVSVSPWTVALSSRDRFGGTRAGQFCGGVAVGRTTVLTAAHCMGDDVLGAPPHRAADLKAIAGRTDLLSGRGQEISVRDVWVNPEYDPASNAGDFAVLTLADPMPQSSVIAMAAAGDTAYRAGTAATVYGWGDLTGSGDYAGSLHAARLHVLSDAQCQEAYPAGADGTYLPESMLCAGEAQGGRDACQGDSGGPLVAQGRLIGLVSWGSGCGRAGSPGVYTRVSDVLRTLGRHRGSPGPHKGA is encoded by the coding sequence ATGCGTCGTCCCCTTGCCCGGGCGCTGACCCGGCCGCTGGTCCTGGCGGCCGCCGCGTCCGCCATACCGCTGGTCTCGGCGGCCCCCGTGGCCGCCGACAGCATCGTCGTCGGCGGGTTCCCGGTCGATGTCTCCGTGAGCCCCTGGACGGTGGCGCTGTCCAGCCGTGACCGGTTCGGGGGTACCCGGGCGGGGCAGTTCTGCGGCGGCGTGGCCGTGGGCCGGACCACCGTGCTGACCGCGGCCCACTGCATGGGCGACGACGTCCTGGGGGCGCCGCCGCACCGGGCGGCCGACCTCAAGGCCATCGCGGGCCGTACGGACCTGCTGTCGGGCCGGGGCCAGGAGATCTCCGTACGCGATGTGTGGGTCAATCCGGAATACGACCCCGCCAGCAACGCCGGCGACTTCGCCGTGCTCACTCTCGCCGATCCGATGCCCCAGAGCTCGGTCATCGCGATGGCGGCCGCGGGCGACACCGCCTACCGGGCGGGCACGGCCGCCACGGTCTACGGCTGGGGCGATCTCACCGGCAGCGGCGACTACGCGGGAAGCCTGCACGCGGCGCGCCTGCACGTGCTGTCCGACGCGCAATGCCAGGAGGCCTATCCGGCCGGTGCCGACGGCACCTACCTCCCCGAGTCCATGCTCTGCGCCGGAGAGGCTCAGGGAGGCCGTGACGCCTGTCAGGGGGACAGCGGGGGGCCGCTGGTCGCCCAGGGTCGGCTGATCGGGCTCGTGTCGTGGGGCAGCGGCTGCGGGCGGGCCGGGAGCCCAGGCGTCTACACCAGGGTGTCTGACGTCCTGCGGACGCTGGGCCGCCACCGCGGCTCGCCAGGGCCGCACAAGGGTGCCTGA
- a CDS encoding ABC transporter ATP-binding protein, with product MIQAFGLTSNARKEHPPAVDDVSFEARAGRVTALLGAPGAGKTAALRLMLELQQGRGITYFRGRPLHRIAHPSREVGVLLGDVPGHPARSVRGHLRMLCAAAGVPARRADEVLEVVGIVSLRDERLGSLARGMDRRLGLACALLSDPHTLVLDEPADALSARESRWLYGLLRAHAAQGGTVLFTTADPKEAARSADRVVTLEQGRLVADQGAGDFARTRLRPRVAVRSPHANRLAALLAKEARTAHRSVEVVREDGNRLSVYGSTCADVGETAFRHDILVHQLADEIGDMGPGAGTPSYGEPESIDEPRVSDAPSTAEMPSASTDVPRAEPPTRLTDVPPVAEEPEPVAEPHPSYEARAAATASNSATNSRLVPLIDPEESAGTRPRARAPRASQVLTADALSPLPPPISVRSAPSPLRPLRYELRRAAGVGTGFLTGAAVLVVSALTALLLARIGHTPQPRLLAAWPRELPLPPAALGAGLLGAFAFGDEFRHPALAADRGTVPRRMGLLVAKLLVSAATALLLAFLTVGCDAEVLYLVYGRELAQVPADWLSTGASWIGLVVGCAWAGVLAAGIFRSTTAGLAAVVAVPILVVPLVHKALAGPAVRTAEGFPMRMRKVLLLQWPFGGERYLSAAARVIAQPVGGALALSLTALLCAYLLTTLRSRVR from the coding sequence GTGATCCAGGCCTTCGGACTGACCAGCAACGCCCGCAAGGAGCATCCGCCCGCCGTCGACGACGTCTCCTTCGAGGCACGTGCGGGCCGTGTCACCGCACTCCTCGGAGCACCGGGCGCGGGCAAGACGGCCGCGCTCAGGCTCATGCTCGAACTCCAACAGGGACGTGGAATCACCTACTTCAGGGGCCGCCCCCTGCACCGCATCGCCCACCCGTCGCGCGAGGTCGGCGTGCTCCTGGGCGATGTGCCGGGACACCCGGCCCGATCGGTCCGCGGCCACCTCCGGATGCTGTGCGCCGCGGCGGGCGTTCCGGCCCGGCGCGCCGACGAAGTCCTCGAAGTGGTCGGCATCGTCAGCCTGCGCGACGAACGCCTCGGCAGCCTCGCCCGCGGCATGGACCGCCGCCTCGGCCTCGCCTGCGCCCTGCTGTCCGACCCGCACACACTCGTGCTGGACGAACCCGCGGACGCTCTCTCCGCCCGCGAAAGCCGTTGGCTGTACGGCCTGCTGCGCGCCCACGCGGCCCAGGGTGGCACGGTCCTGTTCACCACCGCCGACCCCAAGGAGGCCGCCCGCAGCGCCGATCGGGTCGTCACCCTGGAGCAGGGCCGACTCGTCGCCGACCAGGGGGCCGGAGACTTCGCCCGCACCCGGCTGCGCCCCCGCGTCGCCGTCCGCAGCCCGCACGCCAACCGCCTCGCCGCCCTCCTCGCCAAGGAGGCCCGCACCGCACACCGCTCCGTAGAAGTCGTACGGGAGGACGGCAACCGCCTTTCCGTGTACGGCAGTACATGCGCCGACGTCGGCGAGACGGCGTTCCGGCACGACATCCTCGTCCACCAACTCGCGGACGAGATCGGGGACATGGGACCGGGCGCAGGAACGCCTTCCTACGGTGAGCCGGAATCCATCGATGAGCCGCGAGTGTCGGACGCCCCGTCGACAGCCGAGATGCCATCGGCCAGCACCGATGTGCCACGTGCCGAGCCGCCGACACGACTCACAGATGTTCCGCCCGTCGCCGAAGAACCGGAACCCGTCGCCGAACCCCACCCGTCGTACGAGGCCCGCGCAGCGGCCACTGCAAGCAACTCCGCCACAAACTCCCGGCTGGTTCCCCTCATCGACCCCGAGGAGTCGGCCGGCACCCGCCCCCGCGCGCGTGCCCCACGCGCCTCCCAAGTCCTCACCGCCGACGCCCTGTCCCCGCTCCCGCCCCCCATCTCCGTCCGCTCCGCCCCCAGCCCGCTGCGCCCGCTCCGCTACGAGTTGCGGCGGGCCGCCGGTGTCGGCACCGGGTTCCTGACCGGGGCCGCCGTGCTCGTCGTGTCCGCCCTCACCGCGCTGCTGTTGGCTCGCATCGGGCACACCCCACAGCCCCGTCTCCTGGCCGCGTGGCCGCGGGAGTTGCCCCTGCCTCCCGCGGCGCTCGGTGCGGGACTGCTCGGGGCGTTCGCGTTCGGTGACGAGTTCCGTCACCCCGCCCTGGCGGCGGACCGCGGCACCGTGCCCCGACGGATGGGGCTGCTCGTCGCGAAGCTCCTCGTCTCCGCGGCCACCGCGCTGCTGCTGGCCTTCCTCACGGTGGGCTGCGACGCCGAAGTGCTCTATCTCGTCTACGGACGGGAGCTCGCGCAAGTTCCCGCCGACTGGCTTTCGACGGGCGCGAGTTGGATCGGCCTGGTCGTCGGCTGCGCCTGGGCCGGCGTCCTGGCGGCCGGCATCTTCCGGTCCACCACGGCCGGGCTCGCCGCGGTGGTCGCCGTACCGATTCTCGTCGTACCCCTCGTGCACAAGGCGTTGGCAGGGCCTGCCGTGCGGACCGCGGAAGGCTTCCCGATGCGGATGCGGAAGGTGTTGCTGCTGCAGTGGCCCTTCGGGGGCGAGCGTTACCTGTCCGCTGCGGCGCGGGTGATCGCCCAACCCGTGGGCGGGGCACTGGCGTTGTCGCTGACCGCCCTGCTCTGCGCGTATCTGCTCACGACCCTGCGTAGCAGGGTCCGATGA
- a CDS encoding FadR/GntR family transcriptional regulator, with amino-acid sequence MSTLAHTMMTAARSADSGLAGPGELDRYPFAEAPVTERLGAPSWDGSDPELGRVGRRAAGNRGRGLHGQLVQQLGQMIVSGDLGADRPLVPEEIGQRFEVSRTVVRESLRVLEAKGLVSARPNVGTRVRPVSDWNLLDPDIIEWRAFGPQRDNQRRELSELRWTIEPLAARLAAGHGREDVQQRLSDMVEIMSHAMGQGDALTFSRADAEFHSLLIQVAGNRMLEHLSGIVSSALQVSGGPVTGCDRPTDASLGHHARIVDALAAGDGAAAEAAMRQLLIVHPEVERVVPAPREH; translated from the coding sequence GTGAGTACCCTTGCGCACACCATGATGACCGCCGCCCGCTCCGCAGACTCCGGTCTCGCCGGCCCGGGCGAACTCGACCGCTACCCCTTTGCCGAGGCGCCCGTCACCGAGCGCCTCGGAGCCCCTTCCTGGGACGGTTCCGACCCCGAGCTGGGCCGCGTGGGCCGGCGTGCCGCGGGCAACCGCGGACGCGGGCTGCACGGCCAACTCGTCCAGCAGCTGGGTCAGATGATCGTCTCCGGGGACCTGGGCGCCGACCGTCCGCTGGTGCCCGAGGAGATCGGCCAGCGTTTCGAGGTCTCCCGCACCGTCGTCCGTGAATCGCTCCGCGTCCTGGAGGCCAAGGGCCTGGTCAGTGCCCGCCCGAACGTCGGCACGCGCGTGCGTCCCGTCAGCGACTGGAACCTCCTCGACCCGGACATCATCGAATGGCGTGCCTTCGGCCCGCAGCGCGACAACCAGCGCCGTGAGCTGAGCGAGCTGCGCTGGACGATCGAGCCGCTCGCCGCGCGCCTCGCCGCCGGCCACGGGCGCGAGGATGTCCAGCAGCGCCTCTCCGACATGGTCGAGATCATGAGCCACGCCATGGGGCAGGGTGACGCGCTGACCTTCTCCCGCGCGGACGCCGAGTTCCACTCGCTGCTCATCCAGGTCGCGGGCAACCGGATGCTGGAGCACCTTTCCGGGATCGTCTCCTCGGCCCTCCAGGTCTCCGGTGGCCCGGTCACGGGCTGTGACCGCCCGACCGACGCCTCCCTGGGGCACCACGCCCGGATCGTCGACGCCCTCGCCGCCGGCGACGGTGCGGCGGCCGAGGCGGCCATGCGGCAGCTGCTCATCGTGCACCCCGAGGTGGAGCGCGTGGTGCCCGCCCCGCGCGAACACTGA
- a CDS encoding glycogen debranching N-terminal domain-containing protein: MCVALPGLAVSTEQGQLNGRGLEGFYRAGRRVLSRCQVRVAGREPLAVQARMTAADRARFVGTMRVSPDCGPDPDLVVERTRHADGTERITLRSVSWRPLRLPVEVALGTDMADLGAIAAGGAGPELPASVHDSGLRWSGPTGNSAVTADPPPADALASAGLLRWEFELPPGGTMSVELRVRPDGAGPIRAVGHGATSPLASARATGDDPRVQVLIRTSIEDLQALLLRDSAHPSDTHLAAGAPWRCGLAPAESLTAARMTLPLGTRLAAGTLRILARTQLKRAGTQLGMIPGPRRDAGSRLPPSCTGTEATLLFPVLLAEARRWGLPEQETRELVPAAERCLAWLRTTVGDGTYLRDPHPGGPVRCETQAHAHRAALLGADLLDAFDRPGGVELRQWAQELRTAFREDFWIGDLGGGRPAAARSPDGRLVPHLGATAAHLLDTGLLGGGEYAPGLLDKVRAEQLARLLGAPAMDSGWGLRSLGVKEPGYSSFSHRGGAVRVAETAIAVAGLAAAAYEKEATSLLRGVLAAAETFGHRLPEMYAGEQRTDGSAPLPHPAACRPAATAAAAGVLLLTTLAGIRPDAPARTVTLRPVRSAPLGEIGLAGLRIAGAPFSVRVGRLGVAMVEEAADGLQLGA; this comes from the coding sequence ATCTGCGTAGCCCTCCCGGGCCTCGCCGTCTCCACCGAGCAAGGGCAGCTGAACGGCCGGGGGTTGGAGGGGTTCTACCGCGCGGGGCGACGTGTGCTCTCCCGCTGTCAGGTGCGAGTGGCCGGGCGGGAACCGCTGGCGGTGCAGGCCAGGATGACGGCTGCCGACCGCGCCCGTTTCGTGGGGACCATGCGGGTGTCCCCGGACTGCGGCCCGGACCCGGACCTCGTCGTCGAGCGCACCCGGCACGCCGACGGCACCGAGCGCATCACCCTGCGCAGCGTCTCCTGGCGCCCGCTGCGCCTGCCGGTCGAGGTCGCGCTCGGCACCGACATGGCTGACCTGGGCGCGATCGCCGCAGGCGGTGCAGGACCCGAACTGCCCGCGAGCGTCCACGACTCGGGCCTGCGATGGTCCGGCCCCACCGGCAACTCGGCGGTCACGGCCGACCCGCCGCCCGCCGACGCGCTGGCTTCCGCGGGGCTCCTGCGCTGGGAGTTCGAACTGCCACCGGGCGGCACGATGAGCGTGGAACTCCGGGTACGGCCGGACGGCGCGGGACCGATCCGGGCGGTGGGCCACGGCGCGACGAGTCCCCTGGCCTCCGCACGGGCGACCGGCGACGACCCCCGAGTCCAAGTGCTCATACGGACCAGCATCGAGGACCTCCAGGCGCTGCTGCTCCGCGACTCCGCGCACCCCTCCGACACCCACCTCGCGGCCGGGGCACCCTGGCGCTGCGGTCTGGCGCCGGCGGAGTCGCTCACGGCGGCGCGGATGACGCTGCCTCTCGGTACGCGGCTCGCCGCGGGCACCCTGCGGATCCTCGCCCGCACCCAACTCAAGCGTGCAGGAACGCAGTTGGGCATGATTCCCGGACCACGTCGTGACGCCGGTTCCCGCCTGCCGCCGAGTTGCACGGGGACGGAGGCGACCCTGCTCTTCCCGGTGCTGCTCGCGGAGGCCCGCCGCTGGGGGCTCCCCGAGCAGGAGACACGGGAGTTGGTCCCGGCCGCCGAGCGCTGCCTGGCCTGGCTGCGGACCACCGTGGGCGACGGCACATATCTGCGCGATCCGCACCCGGGTGGCCCCGTCCGCTGCGAGACACAGGCCCACGCCCACCGGGCGGCGCTGCTCGGTGCCGATCTGCTCGACGCGTTCGACAGACCCGGTGGCGTGGAACTGCGGCAGTGGGCGCAGGAGTTACGCACCGCTTTCCGCGAGGACTTCTGGATCGGGGATCTGGGCGGCGGCCGTCCGGCAGCGGCCAGATCCCCGGACGGACGCCTCGTACCGCACCTCGGCGCGACGGCGGCCCACCTCCTGGACACCGGCCTCTTGGGCGGTGGCGAGTACGCGCCAGGCCTCCTGGACAAGGTGCGGGCCGAACAACTCGCCCGGTTGCTCGGCGCCCCGGCCATGGATTCGGGCTGGGGACTGCGCAGTCTGGGCGTGAAGGAACCGGGATACAGCTCGTTCAGTCACCGGGGCGGAGCCGTGCGGGTGGCGGAGACGGCGATCGCCGTCGCGGGCCTGGCCGCCGCCGCGTACGAGAAGGAGGCGACCTCCCTGCTGCGGGGCGTCCTCGCCGCGGCCGAGACGTTCGGACACCGGCTCCCCGAGATGTACGCGGGGGAGCAGCGCACGGACGGGAGCGCTCCCCTTCCGCACCCGGCGGCCTGTCGCCCGGCGGCCACGGCGGCGGCCGCCGGGGTGCTGCTGCTGACCACCCTCGCGGGTATCCGCCCCGACGCCCCCGCCCGCACGGTCACCCTCCGCCCGGTGCGCAGCGCGCCCCTGGGCGAGATCGGCCTCGCCGGGCTGCGGATCGCGGGCGCCCCCTTCTCCGTACGGGTCGGCCGACTCGGTGTCGCCATGGTCGAAGAGGCGGCCGATGGCCTGCAATTGGGAGCGTGA
- a CDS encoding DUF4192 domain-containing protein produces MTNHSETTGSSENGDIGPTAYDRHGNPEHQLTLRTPAELADALPYLLGYRPEDSIVLVALHDRDGRGRFGGRARLGIPAGADDWASVARQLAHGLVTGSERRGTRPEQMIAYVCQEPAPGESGRQVMERLRPLVQKLRTECGRLDVTVIEALCISDGRFWSYCCAGKGCCPVDGSPMGLPGTSVLAAAATYAGLQVRGTLRELRARLQPWETAVALRQEVALDAAGMTLVPRILDDASRADVAQETLDLARRIMRRFAAAPHVSGALHADFRDDALLAHDEAATLILGLQDRTTRDRAAEWMEGEDGAPALRLWRALARRCVGPYGEHAAAPLTLAGWVAWSTGDDLEAREALAMALGADPDYLFARLLHQACNEGLDPESIRRCLRAERVGRAGAAEVGEGTGAVRGAGVGRATGVGGAASAGGKAGAGGAASDGEMTGTGRTAGAGETTGVGEAAGVGEMAGVGGAVGAGEVSVVGRAAGAGEMAGAGRVPGVGGAAGVGEVTRAGVAGSGAATADGSAQQGASGPVDGPAPEAASPTVSRRRRRTRTADGTEGRPHPSGVNGRRSGTEGSRPRTPAQGTARPGSTRPHTSKKVDSRRYDTCSDAPQPGSNGVEGDG; encoded by the coding sequence ATGACGAACCACAGCGAAACGACAGGATCCTCCGAAAACGGCGACATCGGCCCCACCGCGTACGACCGACACGGCAACCCCGAGCACCAGCTCACCTTGCGCACCCCCGCCGAACTCGCCGACGCCCTGCCCTATCTGCTCGGATACCGCCCCGAGGACAGCATCGTCCTTGTCGCCCTGCACGATCGGGACGGCCGGGGGCGGTTCGGCGGCAGGGCCCGGCTCGGCATTCCCGCCGGCGCGGACGACTGGGCCTCCGTGGCACGGCAGTTGGCCCACGGCCTGGTGACCGGCAGCGAGCGCAGGGGAACCCGGCCCGAGCAGATGATCGCCTACGTCTGTCAGGAACCGGCGCCGGGAGAGTCGGGGCGCCAGGTCATGGAGCGCCTGCGCCCGCTCGTGCAGAAGCTGCGCACCGAGTGCGGTCGGCTGGACGTGACGGTGATCGAGGCGCTCTGTATCTCGGACGGCCGCTTCTGGTCGTACTGCTGCGCGGGCAAGGGATGTTGCCCGGTCGACGGGTCCCCGATGGGCCTGCCCGGCACCTCCGTACTGGCCGCTGCGGCGACCTACGCGGGACTCCAAGTGCGCGGCACGCTGAGGGAGTTGCGGGCCAGGCTGCAGCCCTGGGAAACGGCTGTGGCGCTTCGGCAGGAAGTCGCGCTGGACGCCGCCGGTATGACCCTGGTTCCTAGGATCCTCGACGACGCCAGCCGAGCGGACGTGGCACAGGAGACCCTGGATCTGGCTCGGCGGATCATGAGGCGATTCGCCGCCGCACCGCACGTGTCCGGTGCCCTCCACGCGGACTTCCGTGACGACGCACTGCTCGCCCACGACGAAGCCGCCACGCTGATCCTCGGCCTCCAGGACCGCACGACCCGCGACCGCGCCGCCGAGTGGATGGAGGGCGAGGACGGGGCACCGGCCCTGCGCCTCTGGCGCGCGTTGGCCCGCCGCTGCGTCGGACCGTACGGCGAGCACGCCGCGGCTCCTCTCACCCTCGCCGGCTGGGTCGCTTGGTCAACCGGCGACGACCTGGAAGCCAGGGAGGCCCTGGCCATGGCCCTCGGCGCGGACCCTGACTACCTGTTCGCCCGCCTCTTGCACCAGGCCTGCAACGAGGGCCTGGACCCGGAGTCGATTCGGCGGTGTCTGCGCGCGGAGCGGGTGGGGCGGGCAGGAGCGGCGGAAGTTGGAGAGGGGACGGGTGCGGTAAGGGGCGCGGGAGTCGGAAGGGCGACGGGAGTTGGAGGGGCGGCGAGCGCCGGAGGGAAAGCCGGCGCTGGAGGAGCGGCGAGCGATGGAGAGATGACAGGGACTGGAAGGACGGCGGGAGCCGGAGAAACGACGGGAGTTGGAGAAGCGGCAGGCGTCGGCGAGATGGCGGGAGTTGGAGGGGCAGTGGGCGCTGGAGAGGTGTCGGTAGTTGGAAGGGCGGCGGGAGCCGGAGAGATGGCCGGCGCAGGAAGGGTGCCGGGAGTTGGAGGTGCGGCTGGAGTCGGAGAGGTGACGCGCGCTGGAGTGGCGGGCAGCGGCGCGGCGACAGCCGACGGTTCCGCACAACAGGGCGCGAGCGGCCCCGTCGACGGCCCGGCACCGGAGGCGGCCTCGCCCACGGTCTCCCGTCGTCGGCGACGCACCCGTACCGCGGACGGAACCGAGGGCCGTCCGCATCCCTCGGGCGTGAACGGCCGCCGATCCGGAACCGAGGGATCCCGTCCGCGCACACCGGCGCAGGGCACCGCACGCCCCGGCAGCACACGTCCGCATACCTCGAAGAAGGTCGATTCGCGGCGCTACGACACGTGCTCGGATGCGCCGCAGCCGGGGAGCAACGGCGTTGAGGGGGACGGGTGA
- a CDS encoding RNA polymerase sigma factor gives MSASTSRTLPPEIAESVSVMALIERGKAEGQIAGDDVRRAFEADQIPATQWKNVLRSLNQILEEEGVTLMVSAAEPKRTRKSVAAKSPAKRTATKTVAAKTVTAKKATATATPAAPVADAPVEDDAAQKVAAKKTAPAKKAVAKKVAAKKTTAAAKKTSAKKDDAEAVDEEATEETPGKTGDEPEGAESAGFVLSDEDEDDAPAQQVAAAGATADPVKDYLKQIGKVPLLNAEQEVELAKRIEAGLFAEDKLANADKLAPKLKRELEIIAEDGRRAKNHLLEANLRLVVSLAKRYTGRGMLFLDLIQEGNLGLIRAVEKFDYTKGYKFSTYATWWIRQAITRAMADQARTIRIPVHMVEVINKLARVQRQMLQDLGREPTPEELAKELDMTPEKVIEVQKYGREPISLHTPLGEDGDSEFGDLIEDSEAVVPADAVSFTLLQEQLHSVLDTLSEREAGVVSMRFGLTDGQPKTLDEIGKVYGVTRERIRQIESKTMSKLRHPSRSQVLRDYLD, from the coding sequence GTGTCGGCCAGCACATCCCGTACGCTCCCGCCGGAGATCGCCGAGTCCGTCTCTGTCATGGCGCTCATCGAGCGGGGAAAGGCTGAGGGGCAGATCGCCGGCGATGACGTGCGTCGGGCCTTCGAAGCTGACCAGATTCCGGCCACTCAGTGGAAGAACGTACTGCGCAGCCTCAACCAGATCCTCGAGGAAGAGGGTGTGACGCTGATGGTCAGTGCCGCGGAGCCCAAGCGCACCCGAAAGAGCGTCGCAGCGAAGAGTCCGGCCAAACGCACCGCCACCAAGACGGTCGCCGCGAAGACGGTGACCGCCAAGAAGGCCACCGCCACCGCCACTCCGGCGGCCCCCGTCGCCGACGCTCCCGTCGAGGACGACGCCGCGCAGAAGGTCGCTGCCAAGAAGACCGCGCCCGCCAAGAAGGCGGTCGCCAAGAAGGTCGCCGCCAAGAAGACGACGGCGGCGGCCAAGAAGACCAGTGCCAAGAAGGACGACGCCGAGGCAGTCGACGAAGAGGCGACCGAGGAGACCCCCGGCAAGACCGGGGACGAGCCCGAGGGTGCCGAGAGCGCCGGGTTCGTGCTCTCCGACGAGGACGAGGACGACGCGCCCGCGCAGCAGGTCGCCGCCGCCGGTGCCACCGCCGACCCCGTCAAGGACTACCTCAAGCAGATCGGCAAGGTCCCCCTCCTCAACGCCGAGCAGGAGGTCGAGCTCGCCAAGCGCATCGAGGCCGGTCTGTTCGCCGAGGACAAGCTGGCCAACGCCGACAAGCTCGCCCCCAAGCTCAAGCGCGAGCTGGAGATCATCGCCGAGGACGGCCGCCGCGCCAAGAACCACCTCCTGGAGGCCAACCTCCGTCTGGTGGTCTCCCTGGCCAAGCGCTACACCGGCCGCGGCATGCTCTTCCTGGACCTCATTCAGGAGGGCAACCTCGGTCTGATCCGCGCGGTCGAGAAGTTCGACTACACCAAGGGCTACAAGTTCTCCACGTACGCCACCTGGTGGATCCGTCAGGCCATCACGCGCGCGATGGCCGACCAGGCCCGCACCATCCGTATCCCGGTGCACATGGTCGAGGTCATCAACAAGCTCGCGCGCGTGCAGCGCCAGATGCTCCAGGACCTGGGCCGCGAGCCCACCCCGGAGGAGCTGGCCAAGGAACTCGACATGACCCCGGAGAAGGTCATCGAGGTCCAGAAGTACGGCCGCGAGCCCATCTCCCTGCACACCCCCCTGGGTGAGGACGGCGACAGCGAGTTCGGTGACCTCATCGAGGACTCCGAAGCCGTCGTCCCGGCCGACGCGGTCAGCTTCACCCTCCTCCAGGAGCAGCTGCACTCCGTCCTGGACACCCTGTCCGAGCGCGAGGCCGGTGTGGTCTCGATGCGCTTCGGTCTCACCGACGGTCAGCCGAAGACCCTCGACGAGATCGGCAAGGTGTACGGGGTCACCCGTGAGCGCATCCGCCAGATCGAGTCCAAGACCATGTCGAAGCTGCGCCACCCGTCGCGTTCGCAGGTGCTGCGCGACTACCTCGACTAG
- a CDS encoding NUDIX hydrolase — protein MSYDPSAYPPFAVTVDLVVLTVRRHALCGLAVRRGEPPFQGRWALPGGFVRADEDLSQAAARELAEETGLRAHDPGAPAQDNGAHLEQLATYGDPKRDPRMRVVSVAHLALAPDLPAPRAGGDASNARWAPVDELLKQGGFGRDGDPVAPLAFDHTQILSDGVERARSKIEYSSLATAFCPTEFTVGELRRVYEAVWGVALDPRNFHRKVTGTPGFLVPTGGTTTRQGGRPAQLFRAGGATLLNPPMLRPEV, from the coding sequence ATGTCCTACGACCCGTCAGCGTATCCGCCCTTCGCCGTCACCGTGGACCTGGTCGTGCTGACCGTGCGCCGCCATGCTCTGTGCGGGCTGGCGGTACGCAGGGGCGAGCCGCCGTTCCAGGGGCGCTGGGCGCTGCCCGGCGGCTTCGTGCGGGCCGACGAGGATCTGTCGCAGGCCGCCGCACGCGAACTGGCCGAGGAGACGGGACTGCGCGCCCACGACCCGGGCGCCCCCGCCCAGGACAACGGGGCGCATCTGGAGCAGCTCGCCACCTACGGCGACCCCAAGCGCGACCCGCGGATGCGCGTCGTCAGCGTCGCCCACCTCGCGCTCGCTCCCGACCTGCCCGCACCCCGCGCCGGTGGCGACGCCAGCAACGCACGCTGGGCGCCCGTCGACGAGCTGCTGAAGCAGGGCGGGTTCGGACGCGACGGTGATCCGGTGGCGCCACTCGCCTTCGACCACACGCAGATCCTGTCCGACGGCGTGGAGCGCGCCCGCTCGAAGATCGAGTACTCGTCCCTGGCCACGGCGTTCTGCCCCACCGAGTTCACCGTCGGTGAGCTGCGCCGCGTCTACGAGGCGGTGTGGGGCGTGGCGCTCGACCCGCGCAACTTCCACCGCAAGGTGACCGGCACGCCCGGGTTCCTCGTCCCGACGGGCGGTACGACGACCCGTCAGGGCGGCCGCCCCGCACAGTTGTTCCGGGCCGGCGGGGCCACGCTGCTCAACCCGCCCATGCTGCGCCCCGAGGTGTGA